GCCGCGCACCGGCTTTCGTAGGAAACTCCGAATACCTCCGGCCAGACTCTGCGCCGCCGCATCTACGCGCGTAGGGAATCACCGGTTACCCTCGTCCGCGTGAACGCATCTGTTATTCCGGACCACATCCAGGGCGACCCGTACGCCGCCGCCACCGGGGCCGCCGCCCGCCTGCGCGAGCTGACCGGCGCCGAGACCCATGACGTCGCCGTCGTGATGGGCTCCGGCTGGGCGCCCGCCGGCGATGCGCTCGGCGTCGCGGAGGCGGAGTTCCCGGTGACCGAGCTGCCCGGCTTCCCGGCCCCGGCGGTCGAGGGGCACGGCGGCACGGTCCGTTCGTACCGGGTCGGCGAGAAGCGCGTCCTGGTCTACTTCGGACGTACGCACCACTACGAGGGCCGGGGCGTCGCCGCCGTGGCGCACGGGGTCCGCACGGCAGTCGCCGCGGGCTGCCGGACCGTGGTCCTGACCAACGGATGCGGTGGTCTGCGCGAGGGCATGCGCCCGGGGCAGCCGGTGCTGATCAGCGACCACATCAACCTGACGGCGGCGTCCCCGATCGTCGGCGCCAACTTCGTCGACCTGACCGACCTGTACTCACCGCGGCTGCGCGCCCTGTGCCGGGAGATCGACCCGACGCTCGAAGAGGGCGTCTACGTGCAGTTCCCCGGCCCGCACTACGAGACCCCGGCCGAGATCGGCATGGTCCGGGTGATGGGCGGCGACCTGGTCGGCATGTCCACGGTCCTGGAGGCCATCGCCGCCCGTGAGGCGGGGGCGGAGGTGCTGGGGATCTCCCTGGTCACCAACCTCGCGGCCGGGCTGAGCGGGGAACCCCTCAACCACGAGGAGGTCCTGCGGGCCGGCCGGGAGTCCGCGGCCCGGATGGGGGCGCTGCTCGCCCGCGTCCTGGAACGGATCTGAGACCCCCTTCCCCGTACCCGCACCCCCGAGAGGCGGCCCTTCCGTGCAGCAGGACATCGTCGACCGCGCCAGGACCTGGCTGGCCGAGGACCCGGACCCCGACACCCGTGAGGAACTCGCGGCCCTCCTCGACGCGGGGGACGCGGACGCCCTCGCGGAGCGTTTCTCCGGGACGCTCCAGTTCGGCACCGCGGGGCTGCGCGGGGAGCTCGGCGCCGGTCCGACGCGGATGAACCGCGCGGTCGTCATCCGTGCCGCGGCGGGCCTCGCCGCGTATCTGACGGCGCGCGGACAGGGCGGCGGCCTGGTGGTCATCGGGTACGACGCCCGCCACAAGTCGGCCGACTTCGCCCGGGACACCGCCGCCGTGATGACGGGCGCCGGGCTGCGCGCCGCCGTGCTCCCACGCCCGCTGCCCACCCCGGTCCTGGCCTACGCCGTACGGCACCTGGGGGCCGTCGCGGGGGTGGAGGTCACCGCCAGCCACAACCCGCCCCGGGACAACGGCTACAAGGTCTACCTCGGCGACGGTTCGCAGATCGTGCCGCCCGCCGACGCGGAGATCGCCGCCGCGATCGCCGCGGTGGGCCCGCTCCCCGGGGTGCCGCGGCCAAAGGCCGGCTGGGAGATCCTCGGCGAGGAGGTCCTGGCCGCCTATCTGGAGCGTACGGACGCCGTCCTCCTCCCCGGCTCCCCGCGCACCGCGCGCACCGTGTACACCGCGATGCACGGGGTCGGCACGTCCGTGCTCACGGCGGCCTTCGCGCGGGCCGGTTTCCCCGAGCCGGTGCTGGTGGCCGAACAGGCGGAGCCGGACCCGGATTTCCCGACGGTGGCCTTCCCGAACCCGGAGGAGCCGGGCGCCATGGACCTGGCGTTCGCGACGGCCCGGCGGGCGCGGCCGGACCTGGTGATCGCCAACGACCCGGACGCGGACCGCTGCGCGGTCGCCGTGCCGGACGCCTCGGCGGACGGCGGCTGGCGGATGCTGCGCGGCGACGAGGTCGGCGCGCTGCTCGCCGCGCACCTGGTGCGGCGCGGCGTCACCGGTGTCCTCGCCGAGTCGATCGTCTCCTCGTCCCTGCTCGGCCGGATCGCCCGCACGGCGGGCCTGGGGTACGAGGAGACCCTGACGGGCTTCAAGTGGATCGCCCGGGTGGACGGCCTGCGGTACGGCTACGAGGAGGCGCTGGGCTACTGCGTCGACCCGGAGGGGGTCCGCGACAAGGACGGCGTCACGGCGGCCCTGCTCGTCGCCGAGCTGGCCTCCGTCCTCAAGGAGGAGGGGCGCACGCTGCTGGACCTGCTGGACGATCT
This DNA window, taken from Streptomyces nitrosporeus, encodes the following:
- a CDS encoding purine-nucleoside phosphorylase, which translates into the protein MNASVIPDHIQGDPYAAATGAAARLRELTGAETHDVAVVMGSGWAPAGDALGVAEAEFPVTELPGFPAPAVEGHGGTVRSYRVGEKRVLVYFGRTHHYEGRGVAAVAHGVRTAVAAGCRTVVLTNGCGGLREGMRPGQPVLISDHINLTAASPIVGANFVDLTDLYSPRLRALCREIDPTLEEGVYVQFPGPHYETPAEIGMVRVMGGDLVGMSTVLEAIAAREAGAEVLGISLVTNLAAGLSGEPLNHEEVLRAGRESAARMGALLARVLERI
- a CDS encoding phospho-sugar mutase, with product MQQDIVDRARTWLAEDPDPDTREELAALLDAGDADALAERFSGTLQFGTAGLRGELGAGPTRMNRAVVIRAAAGLAAYLTARGQGGGLVVIGYDARHKSADFARDTAAVMTGAGLRAAVLPRPLPTPVLAYAVRHLGAVAGVEVTASHNPPRDNGYKVYLGDGSQIVPPADAEIAAAIAAVGPLPGVPRPKAGWEILGEEVLAAYLERTDAVLLPGSPRTARTVYTAMHGVGTSVLTAAFARAGFPEPVLVAEQAEPDPDFPTVAFPNPEEPGAMDLAFATARRARPDLVIANDPDADRCAVAVPDASADGGWRMLRGDEVGALLAAHLVRRGVTGVLAESIVSSSLLGRIARTAGLGYEETLTGFKWIARVDGLRYGYEEALGYCVDPEGVRDKDGVTAALLVAELASVLKEEGRTLLDLLDDLALEHGLHATDQLSVRVEDLSVIADAMRRLRENPPAVLAGLPVTSAEDLARGAGRLPPTDGLRYLLDGARVIVRPSGTEPKLKCYLEVVVPVAGRDGLLAAGERAAELLAALKRDLAKAAGI